A genome region from Arthrobacter sp. SLBN-100 includes the following:
- a CDS encoding pyridoxamine 5'-phosphate oxidase family protein: MTSDAEPIGKLSFDECWELLERDTLGRLGLTVDGHPEIFPVNYVVHRRSIVFRTSGVTKLWSAKAERPAALEIDGYDPHTEEAWSVVVRGDTGIIEDQADKDAVDSLGLEPWQPGEKAHYIRLTARALTGRRFKVNKPDIWNTRTTDRRRSSFE, translated from the coding sequence ATGACTTCTGACGCGGAACCGATCGGGAAATTGTCGTTTGATGAATGCTGGGAACTCCTCGAACGTGACACCCTCGGCCGGCTCGGCCTGACAGTGGACGGACACCCCGAGATTTTCCCGGTCAACTATGTGGTGCACCGCCGGAGCATCGTGTTCCGGACCTCCGGCGTCACCAAGCTGTGGAGTGCCAAGGCGGAACGGCCGGCCGCCCTTGAGATCGACGGCTACGACCCCCACACCGAAGAGGCATGGAGCGTGGTGGTGCGCGGGGACACGGGCATCATTGAGGACCAGGCTGACAAGGACGCCGTGGACAGCCTGGGGCTGGAGCCGTGGCAGCCGGGCGAGAAAGCCCACTACATCAGGTTGACAGCCCGGGCCCTCACGGGGCGCCGCTTCAAGGTGAACAAACCTGACATCTGGAACACCCGCACCACGGACCGCCGGCGCTCTTCTTTCGAGTAG
- a CDS encoding TetR/AcrR family transcriptional regulator C-terminal domain-containing protein — MSPPKTPDTEGRGRKARLSRELVLAKALELVDAEGLDALTMRRLGQELGRDPMSLYRYAENRAALLDGVSELVLNQLAIHPEDPDWKEQLRGIAHNLRLLALQHPNVVPLLVTRPLSTPLGLRPLGTLRPLEQILSLLIGAGFTAADALHVYRAYYGFLYGHILNELQEYVVDPEENEALLRLGLHRLPAKEFPRLRALAPNLAEYEGSAELDQGLTILLSGLEAQLSKHPAA, encoded by the coding sequence ATGTCCCCGCCGAAGACTCCAGACACCGAAGGCCGCGGCCGGAAGGCCCGGCTCAGCCGCGAGCTGGTGCTGGCCAAAGCGCTCGAACTGGTGGACGCTGAAGGGCTGGATGCCTTGACAATGCGCCGCTTGGGCCAGGAGCTGGGCCGTGACCCCATGAGCCTCTACCGCTATGCGGAGAACCGGGCTGCCTTGCTTGACGGAGTGTCCGAGCTGGTCCTCAACCAGCTCGCCATCCATCCAGAGGACCCGGACTGGAAAGAGCAGCTCCGGGGCATCGCGCACAACTTGCGACTGCTCGCGCTCCAGCACCCCAATGTGGTGCCGCTGCTGGTGACAAGGCCGCTCTCCACACCGCTGGGCCTGCGTCCCCTGGGCACACTGCGTCCCCTGGAGCAGATCCTCTCCCTGCTGATCGGGGCAGGGTTTACTGCCGCAGATGCGCTGCACGTCTACCGCGCCTACTACGGTTTCCTCTATGGCCACATCCTGAACGAACTGCAGGAATACGTGGTGGATCCGGAAGAAAACGAAGCGCTGCTGCGGCTCGGCCTGCACCGGCTGCCAGCCAAGGAGTTCCCCCGGCTGAGGGCACTGGCGCCAAACCTCGCTGAGTACGAGGGTTCCGCCGAACTCGACCAGGGACTCACCATCCTGCTGTCCGGGCTTGAAGCGCAACTCTCAAAGCATCCGGCCGCCTAG
- a CDS encoding DUF1737 domain-containing protein, with protein sequence MSDAPAPEEKLSYRLISGADDRAFCERISAALAEGYVLHGSPAATFNGSSVIVAQAVVLPAAIASADAAVATAVDDLEGASEDLEFDGEGHA encoded by the coding sequence GTGTCCGACGCACCTGCCCCTGAAGAGAAACTGTCCTACCGCCTCATCAGCGGGGCGGATGACCGCGCGTTCTGCGAGCGGATCTCGGCCGCCTTGGCCGAGGGCTATGTGCTGCACGGCAGCCCGGCAGCAACCTTCAACGGCAGCAGCGTCATTGTGGCCCAGGCCGTAGTCCTGCCGGCTGCCATCGCGTCCGCCGATGCCGCCGTCGCCACCGCTGTTGATGACCTGGAAGGGGCCAGCGAGGACCTCGAATTCGACGGCGAGGGCCACGCATGA
- a CDS encoding rhodanese-like domain-containing protein, whose product MSYAGDLTPQEAWDKLQQGAILVDVRTEGEWAHIGIPDTKATDNDPLFIQWTFPGGIPNPDFIKDLSLQAPENPATELVFLCRSGQRSIAAAIAATQAGFTSYNVLEGFEGEPDRYGERTVNGWKNRGLPTNLGKN is encoded by the coding sequence ATGAGCTACGCAGGGGACCTCACCCCCCAGGAAGCCTGGGACAAGCTGCAGCAGGGCGCCATCCTCGTGGACGTGCGCACCGAGGGCGAATGGGCCCACATCGGCATCCCCGACACCAAGGCCACTGACAATGATCCGCTGTTCATTCAGTGGACCTTCCCCGGCGGCATCCCCAACCCCGATTTCATCAAGGACTTGAGCCTGCAGGCCCCCGAGAATCCTGCAACTGAACTGGTCTTCCTGTGCCGCTCCGGCCAGCGTTCCATCGCCGCCGCCATCGCCGCCACGCAGGCAGGATTCACCTCCTACAACGTCCTGGAAGGCTTCGAAGGCGAGCCGGACCGTTACGGCGAACGCACCGTCAACGGCTGGAAAAACCGCGGCCTGCCTACCAACCTGGGAAAGAACTAA
- a CDS encoding O-succinylhomoserine sulfhydrylase — translation MTFNEDAAGWSPDTQAVRGGLDRTNFQETSEAMFLNSGFVYESAAAAERAFTGEDERFVYSRYGNPSVATFQERLRLLEGTEACFATASGMSAVFTALGALLAAGDRVVAARSLFGSCFVILNEILPRWGVETVFVDGPDLDQWREALSQPATAVFFESPSNPMQEIVDIAAVSELAHAAGATVVVDNVFATPLLQRCGQLGADVIVYSGTKHIDGQGRVLGGAILGTKEFIEGPVKQLMRHTGPSLSPFNAWVLTKGLETMALRVNHSSASALRIAEWLERQPAVSWVKYPLLKSHPQYELAAKQMKAGGTVLTLELATTGGRSGKEAAFALLDALRIIDISNNLGDSKSLITHPATTTHRAMGPEGRAAIGLSDGVVRLSVGLEDVDDLIGDLEQALKQI, via the coding sequence GTGACCTTCAACGAAGACGCCGCGGGCTGGAGCCCCGATACCCAGGCCGTCCGCGGCGGACTGGACCGCACCAACTTCCAGGAAACCAGCGAGGCGATGTTCCTGAACTCGGGCTTCGTGTACGAATCCGCCGCCGCTGCCGAACGGGCCTTCACCGGCGAGGACGAACGCTTCGTCTACTCCCGCTACGGCAACCCCTCGGTGGCCACATTCCAGGAGCGGCTCCGCCTCCTCGAGGGCACCGAGGCGTGCTTTGCGACGGCGTCCGGCATGTCCGCGGTTTTCACCGCCCTGGGTGCCCTGCTGGCTGCAGGCGACCGGGTGGTTGCAGCCCGCTCGCTCTTTGGCTCCTGCTTCGTGATCCTCAACGAGATCCTGCCGCGGTGGGGCGTGGAGACTGTGTTCGTGGACGGCCCTGATCTGGACCAGTGGCGCGAGGCCCTGTCCCAGCCCGCCACCGCCGTGTTCTTCGAGTCGCCGTCAAATCCCATGCAGGAGATCGTGGACATTGCGGCGGTGAGCGAACTCGCCCACGCCGCAGGTGCCACGGTCGTCGTCGACAATGTCTTTGCCACTCCCCTGCTGCAACGCTGCGGCCAGTTGGGCGCCGACGTCATTGTCTACTCCGGCACCAAACACATCGACGGCCAGGGCAGGGTCCTGGGCGGCGCCATCCTGGGCACCAAGGAATTCATCGAGGGCCCGGTAAAGCAGCTCATGCGGCACACGGGCCCCTCCCTATCCCCCTTCAACGCGTGGGTCCTCACCAAGGGCCTCGAGACCATGGCCTTGCGCGTCAATCACTCCTCCGCCTCCGCGCTGAGGATCGCGGAATGGCTGGAGCGGCAGCCGGCGGTGAGCTGGGTGAAGTACCCGCTGCTGAAGTCGCACCCGCAATACGAACTGGCCGCAAAGCAGATGAAGGCCGGCGGAACGGTGCTCACCCTTGAACTGGCGACGACGGGTGGCCGCTCAGGCAAGGAAGCCGCCTTTGCACTGCTGGACGCCTTGCGGATCATCGACATCTCGAACAACCTCGGGGATTCCAAGTCCCTGATCACCCACCCTGCCACCACCACGCACCGGGCAATGGGACCTGAGGGCCGCGCTGCCATCGGTCTCAGCGATGGTGTGGTGCGGCTGTCCGTGGGGCTCGAGGACGTGGACGACCTGATTGGCGACCTGGAACAGGCGCTCAAGCAGATTTAG
- a CDS encoding DUF1905 domain-containing protein, translating into MTPSYSFKAELWLYPGEAGWHFLTLPAEIADDVRAQTAGASKAFGSIKVMAKVAGHSWQTSLFRDTKSGSYLLPVKKDIRDKARISEGDEVAVQLFVQDL; encoded by the coding sequence GTGACGCCCTCGTATTCCTTCAAAGCCGAATTGTGGCTGTATCCCGGCGAGGCCGGTTGGCACTTCCTGACCCTGCCGGCAGAGATCGCGGACGATGTACGCGCTCAAACTGCCGGTGCCAGCAAGGCCTTCGGCTCGATCAAAGTCATGGCAAAGGTCGCGGGGCACTCCTGGCAGACTTCGCTCTTCCGTGACACCAAGAGCGGCTCATACCTCCTGCCCGTCAAAAAGGACATCAGGGATAAAGCGCGGATCAGTGAAGGCGACGAGGTGGCCGTCCAACTCTTCGTACAGGACCTCTGA
- a CDS encoding HNH endonuclease signature motif containing protein — MGIGTGTARVMEGIHTSVAGLDALFFEDAALATGASAGAVVDVLQRQYEIRLDRMAVVKQLEAQLAAVKARDAVDAVEIQHAMTPPEAPVHERTYAEMSAIEEIAGVLTISSPAAGALVTQSRQLCSIPLALDALSTGTISLQHAKIITDETEGLGPAGAIALAAHFLDPDAPNPARGAAAGDLIPGRFRAKVRGWRERHHPETLEKRHTKSAADRQMEYTPDRDGMARVSLYLPAHTASAIWNRTTALARGLQGPDEPRSITQLRPDIAAHLLLTAGPALSPAPETSPRQNITGEANTETTEDGSDGPIGRASLAAADTNETTTTAAGHEETADRSAYTDIASVPVPNAQVLVTVPVFALLGLTDEPAVLDGHGPIPASMARKLVADGASSFYRVLVDPRDGAPLEIGRTNYRLTKAMKKALQLRDGKCTFPGCNNHSPDNDTDHLTAWHHGGTTGISNLAQLCPKHHRLKHNSSWTPTSATHNEPPAWTSPTGRHYKPEQPDPEPPQWPPGLLPTGGTKFLDAETPKRLAAETAGLLAAEKSPFEHALMELITG, encoded by the coding sequence ATGGGAATCGGGACGGGCACAGCACGGGTGATGGAAGGAATTCACACCTCCGTCGCGGGCTTGGACGCGCTGTTTTTTGAGGATGCTGCCCTGGCTACCGGTGCCAGTGCCGGCGCTGTTGTGGATGTGCTGCAGCGGCAGTATGAGATCCGGCTGGACCGGATGGCGGTCGTGAAGCAGCTCGAAGCCCAGCTCGCCGCGGTCAAGGCCCGGGACGCCGTCGATGCCGTCGAGATCCAGCACGCGATGACCCCGCCGGAAGCGCCAGTGCACGAGCGGACCTACGCCGAAATGTCCGCCATCGAGGAAATCGCCGGCGTCCTGACCATCAGCTCCCCCGCCGCCGGGGCACTCGTCACCCAGTCCCGCCAACTCTGCTCCATCCCCCTGGCCCTGGACGCCCTGTCCACCGGGACCATCTCCTTGCAGCACGCCAAAATCATCACCGACGAAACCGAAGGCCTCGGCCCCGCCGGCGCAATCGCGCTGGCCGCCCACTTCCTGGACCCGGACGCACCCAACCCCGCCCGCGGAGCGGCCGCGGGTGACCTCATCCCCGGACGCTTCCGGGCCAAAGTCCGCGGCTGGCGCGAACGCCACCACCCCGAAACCCTCGAAAAACGCCACACCAAAAGCGCCGCGGACCGGCAGATGGAATACACCCCGGACCGTGACGGCATGGCGCGGGTCTCGCTCTACCTGCCCGCGCACACCGCATCCGCCATCTGGAACCGCACCACCGCCCTCGCCCGCGGCCTCCAAGGCCCCGACGAACCACGGTCAATAACACAATTACGCCCCGACATCGCCGCCCACCTGCTCCTCACCGCAGGACCAGCCCTCAGCCCCGCCCCGGAAACCAGCCCACGACAAAACATCACGGGCGAAGCCAACACAGAAACCACCGAAGACGGCTCCGATGGCCCGATCGGACGGGCCTCCCTGGCCGCGGCCGACACCAATGAAACGACCACCACCGCCGCCGGGCACGAGGAAACCGCCGACCGCAGCGCTTACACGGATATCGCAAGCGTCCCAGTCCCGAACGCCCAAGTCCTCGTCACGGTTCCGGTGTTCGCACTCCTCGGCCTCACCGACGAACCCGCCGTCCTCGACGGCCACGGACCCATCCCCGCCTCCATGGCCCGCAAACTCGTCGCCGACGGCGCCAGCTCCTTCTACCGGGTGCTCGTCGACCCCCGGGACGGGGCACCACTGGAAATCGGCCGCACCAACTACCGGCTCACCAAAGCGATGAAAAAAGCACTGCAGCTCCGGGACGGAAAATGCACCTTCCCCGGCTGCAACAACCACTCCCCCGACAACGACACCGACCACCTCACCGCCTGGCACCACGGCGGAACCACCGGAATCAGCAACCTCGCCCAGCTCTGCCCCAAACACCACCGCCTGAAACACAACAGCTCCTGGACCCCCACATCAGCCACCCACAACGAACCACCCGCCTGGACCTCACCCACCGGACGCCACTACAAACCCGAACAACCCGACCCGGAACCACCACAATGGCCACCCGGACTCCTACCCACGGGCGGAACCAAGTTCCTGGACGCTGAAACGCCCAAGCGCCTGGCCGCCGAAACGGCAGGGCTTCTGGCCGCCGAAAAAAGCCCATTCGAACACGCCCTTATGGAATTGATAACCGGCTGA
- a CDS encoding Rieske (2Fe-2S) protein produces MSQRCQSGPLHEGKLKGGSLTDSSAGGGGQPCVVCPWHGSTFSLRSGKVQAGSGTSRQPLFETRVTGGLVEVNLPGAD; encoded by the coding sequence CTGAGCCAGAGGTGCCAGTCGGGACCGCTGCACGAGGGCAAGCTCAAAGGCGGCAGCCTGACGGATAGCTCGGCTGGCGGTGGCGGCCAACCCTGCGTCGTGTGCCCTTGGCATGGCAGTACTTTCTCGCTGCGGTCGGGCAAGGTGCAGGCCGGGTCGGGCACTTCCAGGCAGCCGTTGTTCGAAACCCGGGTCACCGGCGGGCTCGTGGAAGTGAACCTTCCCGGCGCTGACTGA
- a CDS encoding glutamate--cysteine ligase 2, whose amino-acid sequence MRTFGVEEELLIVDPESGEPLALADALLSGRRMAADDAPDRPRVLESQDTSVLDDDETGLSAELKLEQIETQTRPCLEYGELLEQIRAGRALADKAARINNARVAALATSPLGLSSHTTPDPRYAKMLERFGLTAQEQLTCGFHVHTYIESHDEGVAVLDRIRDKLAVLTALSANSPFWNGMQTGFESYRTQAWNRWPTAGPSGIYGNYSAYRRLVARLLDSGVMLDEGMLYFDARLSRNHPTVEVRVADVCLRAEDAALIAVLVRALVETASREWRDGVDPAPVPTVLLRMASWQASSAGLGGELLDFGTFQPAPAVDVVRSLVDYLAPVLQEQGELALARQGVEDVIARGTGAAEQRRVRDRALAASEPDDLGFSAVVRHAVDVTMRGALNLSTVDEAPELLRVRQS is encoded by the coding sequence ATGCGTACATTCGGCGTCGAGGAAGAACTCCTGATCGTTGATCCGGAGAGCGGTGAACCGCTGGCCCTGGCTGATGCCCTGCTGTCCGGCCGCCGGATGGCCGCCGACGACGCTCCTGACCGCCCACGTGTTCTGGAAAGCCAGGACACAAGCGTTTTAGACGACGACGAGACGGGGCTCAGTGCCGAACTCAAGCTGGAGCAGATAGAGACCCAGACGCGGCCATGCCTGGAGTACGGAGAGTTGCTGGAGCAGATCCGGGCCGGGCGCGCGCTCGCGGATAAGGCTGCCAGGATCAACAACGCCCGGGTGGCCGCGCTGGCCACCTCACCCCTCGGTTTGTCCAGCCACACCACTCCTGATCCCCGTTATGCCAAGATGCTGGAGCGGTTCGGCCTGACTGCGCAGGAGCAGTTGACGTGCGGTTTCCACGTACACACCTATATCGAGTCGCACGACGAAGGTGTGGCAGTGCTGGACCGGATCCGCGACAAGCTTGCTGTCCTGACTGCCCTAAGCGCCAATTCACCCTTCTGGAACGGTATGCAGACCGGCTTCGAGAGCTACCGCACGCAGGCGTGGAACCGTTGGCCGACTGCCGGACCTTCCGGAATCTACGGGAACTACTCTGCCTACCGAAGGCTGGTTGCCCGGCTCCTGGACAGCGGCGTGATGCTGGATGAAGGGATGCTTTACTTCGACGCCCGCTTGTCACGGAACCATCCCACTGTTGAGGTCAGGGTGGCAGACGTCTGCCTCCGCGCTGAGGACGCCGCCCTTATTGCTGTCCTGGTACGGGCGCTTGTAGAGACGGCCAGTCGCGAGTGGCGCGACGGCGTGGATCCCGCTCCCGTTCCCACAGTACTTTTGCGGATGGCTTCCTGGCAGGCGAGCAGCGCAGGACTTGGCGGGGAACTGCTCGACTTTGGGACTTTCCAGCCGGCACCTGCCGTGGACGTGGTGCGCTCCCTTGTGGACTACCTTGCCCCGGTATTGCAGGAGCAGGGCGAACTTGCCCTGGCCCGGCAAGGGGTGGAAGACGTTATTGCGCGCGGAACAGGGGCAGCTGAACAGCGGCGCGTCCGGGACAGGGCCTTGGCAGCCTCGGAACCTGATGACCTTGGTTTCAGTGCTGTCGTCAGGCATGCGGTGGATGTCACCATGCGGGGCGCGTTGAATCTTTCCACGGTCGATGAGGCCCCGGAACTGCTGCGGGTCAGGCAGTCCTAG